A genomic region of Pseudopipra pipra isolate bDixPip1 chromosome W, bDixPip1.hap1, whole genome shotgun sequence contains the following coding sequences:
- the LOC135404440 gene encoding zinc finger protein 239-like encodes MSLGFPVGRRQIPCLSFLPAPGPEVRPESAEDKSRRQSLVGEAVLKGSPAQEGSGEEKGQRCPRRRGCKASPGGCEEERASVCWEGDRSLRRSCELVVPEQPPSREEHFRCLECGKSFRTSTNLLRHQHIHSGERPYTCRECGKSFSDSAHLLRHQVIHTGEKPYTCGKCGNSFSQKSCLIRHQLIHTGEQPYTCGECGKNFNRRFNLRTHLGLHSRERPYKCLECGKSFSQSSDLIHHQKIHSGERPYKCPECGKRFRTSSHLLMHEQTHTGERPFRCSDCGKGFKRNSHLVIYRRIHTGERPYKCDECERSFTNSSALSSHQRTHQ; translated from the coding sequence atgtccttgggcttccctgtgggccggaggcaaatcccctgcctgtccttccttcctgccccaggccccgaggtgaggccggagagcgcggaggacaaatcccggcggcagagcctggtgggagaggccgttttgaagggctccccggcgcaggaaggcagcggggaggaaaagggccaaagatgcccccgcaggaggggctgcaaagccagcccagggggctgtgaggaggaaagagccagcgtgtgctGGGAAGGCGaccggagcttgaggcggagctgcgagctggtggtccctgagcagcctcccagcagagaggagcactTCAGGTGCttagaatgtgggaagagcttcaggacgAGCACCAACCTcctgaggcaccagcacatccacagtggggaacggccctacacgtgtagggaatgtgggaagagcttcagtgacagcgcccacctgctccgacaccaggtgatccacactggggaaaagccctacacgtgtgggaaatgtgggaaCAGCTTCAGCCAGAAGTCCTGCCTGATCcgccaccagctcatccacactggagaacaacCTTACAcctgtggggaatgtgggaagaacttCAACCGGAGATTCAACCTCCGCACTCATCTGGGCCTGCACTCcagggaacggccctacaagtgcttggaatgtgggaagagcttcagccagagctctgacctGATCCACCACCAGaagatccacagtggggaacggccctacaagtgcccGGAATGTGGAAAGAGGTTTAGAACCAGCTCCCATCTCCTCAtgcatgagcagacacacacaggggagaggcccttccgctgcagcgactgcgggaagggcttcaaacgCAACTCTCACCTCGTCATCTACCgtcgcatccacaccggggagaggccctacaagtgtgacGAGTGTGAGAGGAGCTTCACCAACAGCTCTGCCTTGAGctcccaccaacggacccaccagtaa
- the LOC135405995 gene encoding class II histocompatibility antigen, B-L beta chain-like, whose translation MERVRGAGAVLAVLVVLGAPPAAGEELSGVFQELTTSECYFINGTERVRFFETFIYNREQYVHFDSDVGVYVGDTPDGEEVAKYWNSNPEWMEHRRSAVDLCRYNYEVSTPLLVNRRGELPHSVSISLVPSGSQPGPGRLLCSVMDFYPAPVQVRWFQDGQELPEHVVATDVVPNGDWTYQVLVLLEIPPRHGVTYSCQVEHVSLEHPLSRHWEMPPDTVRSKILVGVGGFVLGLVFLALGLGFYLREKVKGGPQMGSS comes from the exons atggagcgtgtgcggggagctggggccgtgctggcggtgctggtggtgctgggagcccccccggctgcgggcgaggagctgtcgg gggtgttccAGGAGTTGACTACGAGCGAGTGTTACTTCATCAACGGCACCGAGCGGGTGAGATTCTTCGAGACATTCATCTACAACCGGGAGCAGTACGTGCACTTCGACAGCGATGTGGGGGTCTATGTGGGGGACACACCGGATGGGGAGGAGGTTGCCAAGTACTGGAACAGCAACCCGGAATGGATGGAGCACAGACGGTCTGCGGTGGACCTATGCCGGTACAACTACGAGGTGTCCACCCCGCTCCTGGTGAACCGCAGAGGTGAGC TGCCCCACAGTGTGTCCATCTCGCTGGTGCCGTCGggctcccagcccggccccggccggctgctctgctccgtgatggatttctaccctgctccggtgcaggtgaggtggttccaggatgggcaggagctgccggagCACGTGGTGGCCACCGACGTGGTCCCCAACGGGGACTGGACCTaccaggtgctggtgctgctggaaatccccccccggcacggggtcacctacagctgccaggtggagcacgtcagcctggagcaccccctcagccggcactggg agatgccaccggacaccgtccgcagcaagatcctggtgggggtcgggggcttcgtcttgggcttggtcttcctggcgctggggctcggcttctacctgcgggagaaggtaaagggggGTCCCCAAATGGGG agctcctga
- the LOC135405996 gene encoding class II histocompatibility antigen, B-L beta chain-like, with product MERVRGAGAVLAVLVVLGAPPAAGEELSGVFQLLSPSECHFINVTEQVRLVDRYIYNREQLLHFDSDVGVYVGDTPFGEIQARYFNSNPEIIERKRAEVDSFCRHNYEVYTPPAVERRVPPSVSISLVPSSSQPGPGRLLCSVMDFYPAPVQVRWFQDGQEVPEHVVATDVVPNGDWSYQVLVLLEIPPRRGVTYSCQVEHVSLEHPLSRHWEMPPDTVRSKILVGVGGFVLGLVFLVLGLGFYLREKSS from the exons atggagcgtgtgcggggagctggggccgtgctggcggtgctggtggtgctgggagcccccccggctgcgggcgaggagctgtcgg gggtgttTCAGTTGTTGTCTCCGAGCGAGTGTCACTTCATCAACGTCACAGAGCAGGTGAGGCTCGTGGACAGGTACATCTACAACCGGGAGCAACTCCTGCACTTCGACAGTGATGTGGGGGTCTATGTGGGGGACACCCCGTTTGGGGAGATCCAGGCCAGGTACTTCAACAGCAACCCAGAAATCATTGAGCGTAAACGGGCTGAGGTGGACTCGTTCTGCCGGCACAACTACGAGGTGTACACTCCGCCTGctgtggagaggagag tgccccccagcgtgtccatctcgctggtgccgtcgagctcccagcccggccccggccgcctgctctgctccgtgatggatttctaccctgctccggtgcaggtgaggtggttccaggatgggcaggaggtgcCGGAGCACGTGGTGGCCACTGACGTGGTCCCCAACGGGGACTGGAGCTaccaggtgctggtgctgctggaaatccccccccggcgcggggtcacctacagctgccaggtggagcacgtcagcctggagcaccccctgagccggcactggg agatgccaccggacaccgtccgcagcaagatcctggtgggggtcgggggcttcgtcttgggcttggtcttcctggtgctggggctcggcttctacctgcgggagaag agctcctga
- the LOC135404477 gene encoding class II histocompatibility antigen, B-L beta chain-like: MERVRGAGAVLAVLVVLGAPPAAGEELSGVFQFMGKSECHFINGTEQMRLVARYIYNREQFVHFDSDVGVYVGDTPFGESWARYFNSIPGTLEYRRSAVDRLCRHNYDGFTPFLVNRRGELPHSVSISLVPSSSQPGPSRLLCSVMDFYPAPVQVRWFQDGQELLEHVVATDVIPNGDWTYQVLVLLEIPPRHGVTYSCQVEHVSLEHPLSRHWEMPPDTVRSKILVGVGGFVLGLVFLALGLGFYLREKSS, from the exons atggagcgtgtgcggggagctggggccgtgctggcggtgctggtggtgctgggagcccccccggctgcgggcgaggagctgtcgg gggtgttccAGTTTATGGGAAAGTCCGAGTGTCACTTCATCAACGGCACCGAGCAGATGAGGCTCGTGGCGAGGTACATCTACAACCGGGAGCAGTTTGTGCACTTTGACAGTGACGTGGGGGTCTATGTGGGGGATACCCCATTTGGGGAGAGCTGGGCCAGATACTTCAACAGCATCCCGGGAACGCTGGAGTACCGTCGGTCTGCGGTGGACAGGCTCTGCCGGCACAACTACGACGGGTTCACTCCGTTCCTGGTGAACCGCAGAGGTGAGC TGCCCCACAGTGTGTCCATCTCGCTGGTGCCGtcgagctcccagcccggccccagccgcctgctctgctctgtgatggatttctaccctgcgccggtgcaggtgaggtggttccaggatgggcaggagctgctggagcacgTGGTGGCCACCGACGTGATCCCCAACGGGGACTGGACCTaccaggtgctggtgctgctggaaatccccccccggcacggggtcacctacagctgccaggtggagcacgtcagcctggagcaccccctcagccggcactggg agatgccaccggacaccgtccgcagcaagatcctggtgggggtcgggggcttcgtcttgggcttggtcttcctggcgctggggctcggcttctacctgcgggagaag agctcctga